From the Candidatus Krumholzibacteriia bacterium genome, the window GCGCCTGCTCGACGGCATGCCCCGTGCGCGCATTTCCCTGATCTGTCGCGAGTACCTGGCCGATGTGGTGCGCCTGGCGGCGGCCCCGGCCACGGTCAACGAGCCGGTGGCGGGAGCGACCCTGTTCCTCAACGGGCGACTGTTGTGCACCGGCGAACAGCGCAAGCGCCTGCTGGAGCGCCTGGAAGAAGACACGGTGGCGGTCAAGGGCGGTTTCGTGGTGGCCGCCCGGCTGGGCAAGGCGGCGTCGGCCGACTTCTCCGACTACCTGCGTCGCCGCGTCGCCGACGAGACCCTCGACGGCGTGTGCGATGCGCTGCTGGAGGCCGGCCGAGCCTCCGCGTCCGCCGAGCCGTCCGCACCGCGCAAGCGCAAGTCGAGCCGTGCGTCGGCACCCTCAAAGGGTTCCCACGAGGACGAGCACGTGCTGGGTCAGGACAGCATGGAGGAAAAGCTGTCGCTCGAACTGGAGGCGCTGATCGAAAAGGCGGGACTGAGGCGCGTCGAGGTCCCCGAGGCGCGGCTGTTGTCCTTTCCCTGGCAGCTCATTGAATACAACGCCGACGTGATCGCGGATGACTTTGCGCGTTCCCCGGTGCGCGGCCAGGCGGAGGACTGCGTGGTCTACGCCGGCGTGCAGATCGTCAACCCGGAGCTGGTGGTGATCGGTGAGAAGGCGGTGATCCGGGCCGGTGCGGTGCTCGATGCCAGCGCCGGACCCATCGTCATCGCAGACCGCGCGGAGGTAATGCCCAACGCCACCATCGTGGGGCCGGTCTCGGTGGGCGCCGATGCGATCGTGAAGACCGGGGCCAAGATCCTGACGGGAACGTCCGTCGGACCGGTGTGCAAGGTGGGTGGCGAGGTGGAGGAGACGATCTTCGCCGCCTACGCGAACAAGCAGCACGACGGATTCCTGGGGCACTCCTACATCGGCGAGTGGGTCAACATCGGTGCTGCGTCGAACAACAGCGATCTCAAGAACAACTACAGTGCCGTGCGGATGTGGTGCGCGGGTGCGGAGCGGGAGACGGGGAGACAGTTCCTCGGCCTGCTGATGGGGGATCACACCAAGACCGGCATCAACACGCTCTTCAATACCGGCACCGTGGTTGGTTTCAACTGCAACGTGTTCTCCAGCGAGATGCCGGCCAAATTCGTGCCGAGCTTTTCGTGGGGGCACGGTTCCGAGATGACCCGCTACGAACTCGACAAGGCCATGCATACCGCCTCGGTGGTGATGGAACGCCGGCAGGTCAGGTTCACGCCCGCCCATCGCGCCCTGTTCGAGAAGATTTTTGAGCTTCGCGAAAGAACCAACGGAAACATCTAGCGCCGTCCGGCAGCAACCCGCCCCGCTTCGACCCTGACGGGAAGCAGGGGATGTGCTGTTCCCTCACGCGGCCCCACGCGCCACCGGCCGGGTTTCGGCGTCGTCACCGCGCCCAGGGTCGCGGACCGGGTAATCGCATACACACCAACGAAAGCGACCGCGCGCGGCGGATCCGTTGCGCCGGGGCGCGCAGCGCCGCGGTGCGCGATTGGCGCGGGCGCCTACCCGTGCGTCGTCATAACACACTGTAATGAAATGCGTTATGGAGCCCGTCGGGGGATGGCGCCGCGGCCGGGCACGTGCCTTGATAGGGCGAGGGTGGTTGCTGCCCCGGCCGTGTCTTGCTTCGGCGTGGGCCCATTCCTCAAGAATTTGCGTTTCCCGAGACCAGGCACACGACGGGGCGGCAACCACCTTCTTTCTCCCCCAAACTCCCGTTTCCAATTCTGTAAGGTCTTATTTGACAGCGGTTCCGTGGTGTGCTACGTTGGGCGCCGTTCGTGTGCCGCCGGGCGCCGGCGGGCCGGTCGGGGTCCGCGGGTTGAACCAGCCGCCACGGCGCGATAATACCGACCACGAGGGAAGGGCTCGTTGACGGGCCGCCCTGGGAATTAACCGGGAGAGAGCCATGACGAAAGCAGACTTGGTCGAGGATATCTCGAGGGTCACCGGGCTCAACAAGAAGGACACGAGCATCATCGTCAATGAGGTGATCAATAACATCTGCCGTGCACTCGCGGAGGGTGACAAGGTTGAACTCCGCGGCTTCGGCAGCTTCAAGGTGAAGGAGCGCCGTGCCCGCCAGGCGCGCAACCCGCGCACGGGTGCAGGCGTTCAGGTTCCGGCCAAGCTGGTTCCGTTCTTCAAGGCCTCCAATGAACTCAAGTCGCGCGTCAATGGTTCAGACAGCTGATATCGGCGAAAGGGAGTAGGAACGAATGCCCTGCGGACGCAAACGCAAGAAACAGAAGATCAGAACACACAAGCGCAAGAAGCGCCTGCGCAAAAATCGTCATAAGAAGAGGATTCGCTAGAGCATGAATGACACGGCGGCTCCCACGGGGCCGCCGTGGTCTTCTTCCAGGAGGTCCACGGGCCGATGACACACGCAGAACGACGTGCAGCCTCGCGGGTCAACGCCAGGCTCGCGATGGAGATCACGCTCGGGGATGGCCGCGCGAAAGCGGAGAGCCTGAACGTGAGTGCCAACGGGGTGTACTTCGCGTCCAGCAGGTTCATCGCGCCGCTGACCCGGCTGCGCATCACCCTCGAACTCCCCAACGAGTCGGGGGGCAAGGCGCGCGTGGCCTGTGACGGGGTCGTGGTGCGGACCGAGCCGGAGGCGGAACTCGCCGGCACCGGCGAGTACGAGGTTGCCTGCTACTTCACCGAGATCTCCGAGCCCGACAAGTCGCGCCTGGAGAAGTACATTCTGGCGCATGTGCCGTTCTAGCGCTTGCCCGCGCAGACGATTGATCGGCGGCCGCCCCGCGGGGCGGCCGCCCTTTTTTTTGTTTGCCGGATTTTCGGGGGGTGTGGTAAGCATCTTTCCACCGTGGCCGGAGCGGCCCCGTAACTAATTGTGAAACGTAGAATTCCGAAATCAGCCCCGGCCCCGGCCGGGCGCGCTCGCACCCGCGGAGCCGCCCCCGGCGGGGCATCCGCGGCCCAGGCCGCGCGTGCCGTGCCCGATCCCGGGTCGGAGCGCGAGCGCCTGCAACACGTGGCGGCACAGCTCAAGACGCTCTACCACATGGGGCGCGACCTCGGGGAGGACGAGAACTGGAGCGACTCACTCGACCGCTTCCTGATGGCGCTGGTGAGTTTCCTGCGCGCGGAAGGAGCGGCGTTGTTGCTGTTAAGCGACCGGGAGCGGTCGCTCGCCGCGCGGGCCCGCTTCCACCTGGACGACGAACTGCTCGTGCCGGCCATCGCGACCATCCGCGACGCCTGGCAGCGCCACACCCGCAGTGCCGAGATCCACAGCCTGGAGAGCTACTCGTCGGCGCGCGCCACCTCGTGCCTGGAGCGCAGCCAGCCCTGGCGGGTCACGCTGATCCCGCTGCGGCACCGCGGGCGCTCCCTGGGGTTTCTGCTGCTGGACAAGGTGTATCGGGGCGCCGCGGCATTTCAGGACGACTATCACTTTCTAAGCGCACTGCAAACGATCTTCGCGGAGGAGATCGCCAACGCGTCCTACATCAGTGAACTGCGCCAGTTGAGCCGCTTCAACAACAAGGTGCTCGACAACATCCGCAGCGGGGTGGTGACCACCGACCTCGAGGGCAACATCCGCTACGTGAACGCGCTCGCCGGCCAGATGTGCCCGCGGGTACGACGGGCCGGCATGCAGCCGGCGGTGCACTTCGACGAGTTGTTCCGCCTGCCCATGCAGGAGAGCCTGTTTCGCAGGTTCCTGGATGCGGGTGAAGACGCGGACGTGCTCGAGGTGGAATGTCACGCCGGCGCGGACGCCATCATCCCCGTGCGCCTGCGCCTGACGCGCATGCACGACGACCTGCTCAATGGCACCGTGGTGGTTGCCATCTTCGACGACCTCTCCGAACACAAGCGCATGGAAGAAGCGATCCGCCGCAACGACCGACTGCGCTCGCTGGGGCAGCTTTCGGCCAGCGTCGCCCACGAAATCCGTAACCCGCTCGCGGGCATTGCCACCACCGCCGAGGTGCTGGGCGAGAAGCTGCGCGGCGACGAGAGCACGACACCTTATATACACAACATGCTCGACGAGATCAGCCGGCTGGACGGGATCGTTCGGAACCTGCTTGCATTCGCGCGGCCTCCGCGGCCGCAACTGGCGCCGTGCGATGCGCGCGAACTGATCGATCGCGTGTTCGGCATGGTGGCCGAGCAGGCGTCCGCGCGTTCGGTGCAGATCTCCGCCGCTGGTGCGGGTCCCGACCGCCCCTGTCACGCCGACCCGGCCCAGCTCACCCAGGTGCTGCTCAACCTTGCGCTCAACGCGGTGCAGGCGTGCGGCGAGGGCGACCGGGTCACGCTGGACGCGTGCTTGCTCCGCGACGAGGGCGGCGAGTGGATCGAGTTTTCCGTGGTGGACACCGGGCCGGGCGTGCCGCAGGCGGTGCGCGGTTCGTTGTTCGAGCCCTTCGTGACCACCAAGGCGCAGGGGACCGGACTGGGGCTGGCGATATGCCGGCAGATCGTGGGCGACCACCGGGGCAGTATCGCGTGTGAGTTTCTCGACCGGGGGACGCGCTTTGCGGTGCGCGTGCCCGCGTGGAAGGATTCCGCGGCGCGGGCGCGAGCGGCGCAGCCGTCGCACGTGCAGTAGAGAGGAGAGGAAATGCCGAAGACGATTCTCATCATCGACGACGAGAAGACCATCCGCTGGTCGCTGGGCGAGGCGTTGTCCACGACCGGCTACGACACCATCGAGGCCGACACCGCCTCGGGGGGAATTGCGAAGTTCCGCGAGGCGTCACCCGACCTGGTCCTGCTGGATATGAAGCTGCCGGATGGCTCGGGACTCGACGTGTTGAAGACGCTCAA encodes:
- a CDS encoding putative sugar nucleotidyl transferase, which gives rise to MSAVICIFEDKKYSNFFPLSLCQPLFDLRLGCGTLRSRLLDGMPRARISLICREYLADVVRLAAAPATVNEPVAGATLFLNGRLLCTGEQRKRLLERLEEDTVAVKGGFVVAARLGKAASADFSDYLRRRVADETLDGVCDALLEAGRASASAEPSAPRKRKSSRASAPSKGSHEDEHVLGQDSMEEKLSLELEALIEKAGLRRVEVPEARLLSFPWQLIEYNADVIADDFARSPVRGQAEDCVVYAGVQIVNPELVVIGEKAVIRAGAVLDASAGPIVIADRAEVMPNATIVGPVSVGADAIVKTGAKILTGTSVGPVCKVGGEVEETIFAAYANKQHDGFLGHSYIGEWVNIGAASNNSDLKNNYSAVRMWCAGAERETGRQFLGLLMGDHTKTGINTLFNTGTVVGFNCNVFSSEMPAKFVPSFSWGHGSEMTRYELDKAMHTASVVMERRQVRFTPAHRALFEKIFELRERTNGNI
- a CDS encoding integration host factor subunit beta, which produces MTKADLVEDISRVTGLNKKDTSIIVNEVINNICRALAEGDKVELRGFGSFKVKERRARQARNPRTGAGVQVPAKLVPFFKASNELKSRVNGSDS
- a CDS encoding PilZ domain-containing protein codes for the protein MTHAERRAASRVNARLAMEITLGDGRAKAESLNVSANGVYFASSRFIAPLTRLRITLELPNESGGKARVACDGVVVRTEPEAELAGTGEYEVACYFTEISEPDKSRLEKYILAHVPF
- a CDS encoding ATP-binding protein, with amino-acid sequence MPDPGSERERLQHVAAQLKTLYHMGRDLGEDENWSDSLDRFLMALVSFLRAEGAALLLLSDRERSLAARARFHLDDELLVPAIATIRDAWQRHTRSAEIHSLESYSSARATSCLERSQPWRVTLIPLRHRGRSLGFLLLDKVYRGAAAFQDDYHFLSALQTIFAEEIANASYISELRQLSRFNNKVLDNIRSGVVTTDLEGNIRYVNALAGQMCPRVRRAGMQPAVHFDELFRLPMQESLFRRFLDAGEDADVLEVECHAGADAIIPVRLRLTRMHDDLLNGTVVVAIFDDLSEHKRMEEAIRRNDRLRSLGQLSASVAHEIRNPLAGIATTAEVLGEKLRGDESTTPYIHNMLDEISRLDGIVRNLLAFARPPRPQLAPCDARELIDRVFGMVAEQASARSVQISAAGAGPDRPCHADPAQLTQVLLNLALNAVQACGEGDRVTLDACLLRDEGGEWIEFSVVDTGPGVPQAVRGSLFEPFVTTKAQGTGLGLAICRQIVGDHRGSIACEFLDRGTRFAVRVPAWKDSAARARAAQPSHVQ